ACCCAGCCATTAGAACTATCGTGGGGGGATTTTGTGCTTGTTCTAGGGGTACATTTGTTTCCCCCATGACCTGAACCAATTCATCGTAAACAATCTTGATGAACTGTTGGTCAGGACGCACGCCAGTAATAACCTCGGCTCCCTGCGCCTTAGCTTCAACTTCGCTAATAAATTCTTTAACTACCTGGAGATTGACATCTGCCTCCAACAGGGCGCGGCGGACTTCCCGTAAAGCATCCTGAATATTAGATTGGGATATTTTGTCCTGTCCCCGCAGTTTTTTCCAAGCAGCTTCTAAACGGTCAGCAAGTGCATCAAACATAGCAATTAAATTTGTTTACAGGTAGTTAGCTATATAACAGTTTTAGTTATCAGTAAAGAGCGCATCTTCGTATTTAGGTTTAAATTTTCCACCATCAGTCTGTTCACTGATAACTGTTCACTGTTCACTGGTTTATGGGCTTTTGCCTGAGACAGACTTTAGCCAATTCTAAATCACAAGACTAGAAATTCTGGTAGATTTTTGAAGGTGCTATTTACCAGCTTAGTAGTTTTGCTCTCTAAGTGTTGCCATGAAATACGTATGTAATTGAATGTATATATAATGAATTTTACACTTAGATTATTTTTTACTTCAATATTTTTGAGAATAATCAAAACTGATTAAGTACAAAATAGTATAAGTAAGCTCTTGTGTTGTCATATAATTATTAAAATTATTGTGTAATCTTAGATTATATCTCTTCCTTTGTCAGATGGAGCTAACTCTGATGTTTTTTATTCTGGTCTCATCAATGAGTCTCAATTTAAATTGAGATGTAAATAAGCGTTTTCAATAAATAGCTATTTAGAGCTATTACTTTAGATAAGTTTTTAGATATCGAAATTTGAAGACAAAACAACAATTACTATATTGTAGTTTCTTTGAAAGACAGATACTGAGACAGCAAGAGCTAGATTAGCGTTATTTGGCATTAAAGTAATATAACTATATCTATATATAACAATTTAATCTTGAATTACTCTCAAGCTAGACCCCTACAGGCAATAGCCCACAACAAGGGAAGGAAAAATCGACCAAAGATAACACAGATGGCTCATGAGTTGGCTGTTAAGAATCCCCTATTTTTATTTTCGAAATAGCCTCTCATGAAAAAATTCCACTAACCTTGAGATGTAAATACCTCTTTCCTGTTCCCTATTCCCCGTTAAGAGTCCCCTATTTTCAAGTTCGACACTCATGTGATCAATCACACAGCGATCACATAAAAATCCTTTCCCAATCTCTATTCTTAAGACAGATGGCTTATGGGAAAAACTTTATAGTATCTTAATTTTAAGTACAAATTAGCCTACACAGGCTAAATCAAATACAAAATTTTACCGACAAAAAATAATTTTTGCCTATTGACATCTGGAAAGTTTCAGATAAAAGTGTAAAAATTATTACTACTTATCATGGGTTAAATTCTATCAATTTATTCTTAATTCATTCTAGATTGCTAAGCTAGAAGGCATATTCTACTTAATTTTTGAATTAAGTAATAGATTTTATCAATGTTTTTACTCTTAACTTTTAATTAGGAAACATAGCCTTGATTTTCTAAAATTACATTAGTTTTAGTATCAGAGGTTGTGAATTTTCTTATGAAAAAAAATATTTATATTTTCACTCATAGTTATCTTTGATATTACTTTTAGTTGATTTTCCGAAGAGAATGGAGGATATTAGCATGACTATAGCCAATCGTAAAAAGATTAATTTTAGTAAAAAAGCTAAAGCAAAATTAATTTTATCGGTTTTGCAAATGACTTTAATTAGCTTAGGTTTGATAATGATGCTGCTGATGACAAATGGTGAACCATCTCTCTTTGTAATAATTGTGAGTTTTATATTAGCCATTTTTCTTGTGGGTTTTAATCAAAAAATATTGCTAAATAAATCACTTCACAAACTCTTCAATAATTTCGGAAATTATAATTTTTTGTTCAATCATTTTTTTAAAAATAGCAATGTTAAAAATTTGAAAATTAACCAAATTCAAGAAAATGATGTGAACAAAAATATACTTCAAACAAAAATCAATCAGGAAATAATAGGTCAAGATTTAAATACTGCAAGCTTAATTCTTGCTAACTTAAGTGATGCTGAATTGGTAGGTGTTAATTTTAGCAATGTTTACCTGAATGGAGCGAATCTCAGTGGTGCTAACCTCAGCAAGGCTAATCTTAACTACGCTAACCTCAGTGATGCTAATCTTAGCGGTACAAAACTTGTAAGTGTTCAGTTAGTGAGTGCTAATCTTAGTAGCGTTCAACTAATAGGTGCTGATCTCAGCAATGCAAATCTTGAACATACTAATCTTAGTAGTGCCGACTTGAGCAATGCTGAGTTAGTGGATGTAAACCTCAACAGTGCTAACCTTAGTGATGCTCGGTTTATAAGTGCAAATCTTACTAAAGCTAATCTAATTGGTGTGTATTTGTGGAATGGTAATTTGAACAATGCTCAATTGGTCAATACAAACTTAAGTAATGCTTACATGAGCAGTGCTAAGTTAAATTATGCCAATCTTAGCTGTGCTGTTCTCAAAAATACTCAGTTGAGTGGGGCCAGACTGAGAAATGCCAACCTGAAGAATGCTAACCTTTGTGGTACACAGTTGGTGGGTGCTATATTAGCTCATGCCAACTTAGAAGATGCAAATTTAGAAGATGCAAATTTAGAAGGTGCTGACTTGCGTGGAGCTAATTTGAGTGGTGCAAACTTAAAGTGTGTGAAAATTAACCAGGCAACAAAGTTAGATGATAAATGGCGTTTAATTTGGGAAATTTTAAATTATAAAAATAAGCGCACAGATTTAAGAAATGCCGATTTTGAGGATGCAAATCTCCAAGGTGCTGACTTAAGAAATACTGATTTGAGTGATGTTAAATTTACACGAGCGAAAGTAGACAATGCTCTGTTTGGATATAATCAAGGACTTTCTTTGGAGATGAAGCTAGAGTTAAAACTACGAGGGGCAGTTTTTGAGGATGATTAAAAAGCGATCGCTTCTTTGTTGAGAGTTTTAGTAAACCACCGTGTTTGTTACTGCCATGAGTAGCAATATCTCAGGGTGGTTTCATAAAAGTAGAGAAAATTTGAATTAATTCCTTCCACCCAGAGATATTTATGTTAAGGAACCACAAAAGACACAAAGAACACAAAGAGTTTAAGAAGTTGGTAGGGATTGGTAATTTTTATCGGATCGTATCAAACCATCTTGCTTCCCCTTATCCCAATCCCCAATCCCTATTTTCAACTCAGCAATGATTAAAGGCTAATTAGATTTTTGCAGCGATTGAAACTTTTGCGTTAACTGTTAACTGCGCTGTAACTGGTA
Above is a genomic segment from Fischerella sp. JS2 containing:
- a CDS encoding pentapeptide repeat-containing protein; amino-acid sequence: MILLLVDFPKRMEDISMTIANRKKINFSKKAKAKLILSVLQMTLISLGLIMMLLMTNGEPSLFVIIVSFILAIFLVGFNQKILLNKSLHKLFNNFGNYNFLFNHFFKNSNVKNLKINQIQENDVNKNILQTKINQEIIGQDLNTASLILANLSDAELVGVNFSNVYLNGANLSGANLSKANLNYANLSDANLSGTKLVSVQLVSANLSSVQLIGADLSNANLEHTNLSSADLSNAELVDVNLNSANLSDARFISANLTKANLIGVYLWNGNLNNAQLVNTNLSNAYMSSAKLNYANLSCAVLKNTQLSGARLRNANLKNANLCGTQLVGAILAHANLEDANLEDANLEGADLRGANLSGANLKCVKINQATKLDDKWRLIWEILNYKNKRTDLRNADFEDANLQGADLRNTDLSDVKFTRAKVDNALFGYNQGLSLEMKLELKLRGAVFEDD